From Choloepus didactylus isolate mChoDid1 chromosome 25 unlocalized genomic scaffold, mChoDid1.pri SUPER_25_unloc1, whole genome shotgun sequence, a single genomic window includes:
- the LOC119525187 gene encoding vegetative cell wall protein gp1-like, protein MSATWATMREAVLPTPFSPDPRAPAGLQAERWLRPALTKCPAPAPRLSPPTMCPALGPPPTMCPAPPRPWSCAPPLAPPLVMYPAPSRCPAPSPAPGRVPRPWLRPGPLRALPAPRACLCPQVPGQGRAHARAWLRRLRAPRRAPLLSPGPGIQVPASRGSPSAANKSPGPRVSRGPPWAEARPVPRVPLGASARGLRPARPAPPRRWGVLSWEHGPGPSAGAPRKGVPAPPPPRSPAPQHGHPPFPRSPLPRLCILRCLPAARAGRALRPPCPARPCRPGQDRHRNAPQTSVGSGPRGPTLASKGVRTGGSPPGRTASSQCRRAHVHGVGQEMCLPGSFGKF, encoded by the exons ATGTCGGCCACGTGGGCCACGATGAGAGAAGCTGTCCTCCCAACCCCATTCTCCCCGGACCCCCGCGCCCCCGCCGGGCTCCAGGCTGAGCGCTGGCTGCG CCCCGCCCTGACCAAGTGCCCCGCCCCCGCGCCCCGCCTTAGCCCCCCCACCATGTGCCCCGCCCTAGGCCCCCCCCCGACCATGTGCCCCGCCcct CCCCGCCCCTGGTCATGTGCCCCGCCCCTAGCACCGCCCCTGGTTATGTACCCCGCCCCTAGTCGTTGCCCCGCCCCTAGCCCCGCCCCTGGTCGTGTGCCCCGCCCCTGGCTCCGCCCCGGCCCTTTGCGCGCGCTGCCGGCGCCCCGCGCCTGTCTTTGCCCACAGGTCCCCGGGCAGGGAAGGGCTCACGCACGGGCCTGGCTGCGCCGACTGCGTGCTCCCCGCCGAGCGCCGCTGCTCTCCCCGGGCCCTGGGATTCAGGTCCCTGCCAGCCGGGGATCTCCCTCTGCAGCCAATAAAAGCCCCGGACCCCGGGTCTCTCGCGGGCCTCCCTGGGCAGAAGCTCGGCCGGTTCCGCGGGTCCCCCTGGGGGCGAGCGCGCGGGGCCTGCGTCctgcccgccccgccccgccccgccgtTGGGGCGTCCTGAGCTGGGAGCACGGCCCCGGGCCGAGTGCTGGGGCCCCCCGCAAGGGCGTTCCTGCCCCCCCGCCCCCGCGCTCGCCAGCGCCCCAGCACGGCCACCCTCCGTTCCCGCGCTCGCCGCTCCCGCGCCTGTGCATCCTGCGGTGTCTCCCCGCAGCTCGGGCGGGAAGGGCGCTCCGTCCACCTTGCCCAGCGCGTCCCTGCCGCCCGGGCCAGGACCGGCACCGGAATGCTCCACAAACATCTGTGGGCTCGGGGCCCCGTGGCCCGACCTTGGCGTCTAAGGGTGTGAGGACAGGAG ggagcccccCAGGCAGAACTGCATCGTCCCAGTGTCGGAGAGCCCATGTGCACGGTGTCGGTCAGGAGATGTGTCTGCCAGGCAG ttttgggaagttttaa
- the MADCAM1 gene encoding mucosal addressin cell adhesion molecule 1 isoform X2, protein MERGLVLLLPLCLGLLPRGHGQALEVEPPGPAVAVALGGSLQLTCRLACARGAAASVQWRGLDTSLGAVQSDARSSVLAVRNASLSAAGTRVCVGSCGQRTFQSAVQLLVYAFPDQLSMSPAALVPGRGQEVACTAHNVTPIDPDALSFALLLGERELGGVQDLGREEEPLEDEDMLFHVTQRWLLPPLGASAPAALHCQATMKLPGLELSHRRPIPVLHGPAALEPSSTAAQEPPTTAAMEPPSTAAQEPLSTAAQEPPSTATQKPPTMAAMEPPTTATHKSPSMAAQEPPSMAAQEPPTTDAMEPPSTAAQEPPSMAAQEPCTMGTQSSTHYPSSPGPRSWPSLARPCRPEIYQLPAPTDGEARSELLCVAACGSGVAVRWAQAPGGLGAYERREAGPRAWLTPLQAGRAPEGWFRCRLHPGGQMSSLYVVPESRSRPDAAAAAALWPGSSVLALLLLALLAHRLRRRCRSCRSPG, encoded by the exons ATGGAGCGGGGCCTCGTCCTTCTGCTTCCCCTCTGCCTGGGACTTCTGCCCCGCGGCCACG GTCAGGCCCTGGAGGTGGAGCCCCCGGGGCCCGCGGTGGCCGTGGCCCTGGGTGGATCGCTGCAGCTCACCTGCCGCCTGGCGTGTGCGCGCGGCGCAGCGGCCTCGGTGCAGTGGCGGGGCCTGGACACCAGCCTGGGCGCGGTGCAGTCGGACGCCCGCAGCAGCGTCCTGGCGGTGCGCAACGCCTCGCTGTCCGCGGCGGGCACGCGCGTGTGCGTGGGCTCCTGCGGGCAGCGCACCTTCCAGAGCGCCGTGCAGCTCCTGGTGTACG CCTTCCCGGACCAGCTGAGCATGTCTCCAGCAGCCCTCGTGCCGGGCCGGGGCCAGGAGGTGGCTTGCACAGCTCACAATGTCACACCCATCGACCCCGACGCCCTGTCCTTCGCCCTGCTCCTGGGGGAGAGGGAGCTGGGGGGCGTGCAGGACCTGGGCCGGGAGGAGGAGCCCCTGGAGGATGAGGACATGCTGTTCCACGTGACGCAGCGCTGGCTGCTGCCACCCCTGGGGGCCTCCGCGCCAGCTGCCCTCCACTGCCAGGCCACCATGAAGCTGCCGGGTTTAGAGCTCAGCCACCGCCGGCCCATCCCAG TCCTACACGGCCCAGCTGCCCTGGAGCCCTCCAGCACAGCCGCCCAGGAGCCCCCCACCACGGCTGCCATGGAGCCCCCCAGTACGGCCGCCCAGGAGCCCCTCAGCACGGCCGCCCAGGAGCCCCCCAGCACGGCCACCCAGAAACCCCCCACCATGGCTGCCATGGAGCCCCCCACCACGGCCACCCATAAGTCCCCCAGCATGGCCGCCCAGGAGCCCCCCAGCATGGCCGCCCAGGAGCCCCCCACCACAGACGCCATGGAGCCCCCCAGCACGGCCGCCCAGGAGCCCCCCAGCATGGCCGCCCAGGAGCCCTGCACTATGGGCACCCAGAGCTCCACCCACTACCCCAGCAGTCCTGGCCCCAGGTCCTGGCCCAGCCTGGCCAGACCCTGCCGCCCAGAGATCTACCAGCTCCCAGCGCCCACGGACGGCGAGGCCCGCTCGGAGCTGCTGTGCGTGGCGGCCTGTGGCTCGGGCGTGGCTGTGCGCTGGGCCCAGGCCCCCGGTGGCCTGGGGGCCTACGAGAGGCGGGAGGCGGGGCCGCGGGCTTGGCTGACCCCGCTGCAGGCTGGGCGCGCCCCCGAGGGCTGGTTCCGCTGCCGCCTGCACCCTGGGGGTCAGATGTCCAGCCTCTACGTGGTCCCGGAGAGCC GGTCGCGCCCggacgccgccgccgccgccgcgctgTGGCCGGGGAGCTCCGTGCTGGCGCTGCTCCTCCTGGCTCTCCTCGCCCATCGCCTGCGGAGACGCTGCCGGAGCTGCCGGAGCCCGGGCTGA
- the MADCAM1 gene encoding mucosal addressin cell adhesion molecule 1 isoform X1, which yields MERGLVLLLPLCLGLLPRGHGQALEVEPPGPAVAVALGGSLQLTCRLACARGAAASVQWRGLDTSLGAVQSDARSSVLAVRNASLSAAGTRVCVGSCGQRTFQSAVQLLVYAFPDQLSMSPAALVPGRGQEVACTAHNVTPIDPDALSFALLLGERELGGVQDLGREEEPLEDEDMLFHVTQRWLLPPLGASAPAALHCQATMKLPGLELSHRRPIPVLHGPAALEPSSTAAQEPPTTAAMEPPSTAAQEPLSTAAQEPPSTATQKPPTMAAMEPPTTATHKSPSMAAQEPPSMAAQEPPTTDAMEPPSTAAQEPPSMAAQEPCTMGTQSSTHYPSSPGPRSWPSLARPCRPEIYQLPAPTDGEARSELLCVAACGSGVAVRWAQAPGGLGAYERREAGPRAWLTPLQAGRAPEGWFRCRLHPGGQMSSLYVVPESRESGCWGPWDQGLREGNALLQPQFPPLPSGFPRRWAGPSSFSGTL from the exons ATGGAGCGGGGCCTCGTCCTTCTGCTTCCCCTCTGCCTGGGACTTCTGCCCCGCGGCCACG GTCAGGCCCTGGAGGTGGAGCCCCCGGGGCCCGCGGTGGCCGTGGCCCTGGGTGGATCGCTGCAGCTCACCTGCCGCCTGGCGTGTGCGCGCGGCGCAGCGGCCTCGGTGCAGTGGCGGGGCCTGGACACCAGCCTGGGCGCGGTGCAGTCGGACGCCCGCAGCAGCGTCCTGGCGGTGCGCAACGCCTCGCTGTCCGCGGCGGGCACGCGCGTGTGCGTGGGCTCCTGCGGGCAGCGCACCTTCCAGAGCGCCGTGCAGCTCCTGGTGTACG CCTTCCCGGACCAGCTGAGCATGTCTCCAGCAGCCCTCGTGCCGGGCCGGGGCCAGGAGGTGGCTTGCACAGCTCACAATGTCACACCCATCGACCCCGACGCCCTGTCCTTCGCCCTGCTCCTGGGGGAGAGGGAGCTGGGGGGCGTGCAGGACCTGGGCCGGGAGGAGGAGCCCCTGGAGGATGAGGACATGCTGTTCCACGTGACGCAGCGCTGGCTGCTGCCACCCCTGGGGGCCTCCGCGCCAGCTGCCCTCCACTGCCAGGCCACCATGAAGCTGCCGGGTTTAGAGCTCAGCCACCGCCGGCCCATCCCAG TCCTACACGGCCCAGCTGCCCTGGAGCCCTCCAGCACAGCCGCCCAGGAGCCCCCCACCACGGCTGCCATGGAGCCCCCCAGTACGGCCGCCCAGGAGCCCCTCAGCACGGCCGCCCAGGAGCCCCCCAGCACGGCCACCCAGAAACCCCCCACCATGGCTGCCATGGAGCCCCCCACCACGGCCACCCATAAGTCCCCCAGCATGGCCGCCCAGGAGCCCCCCAGCATGGCCGCCCAGGAGCCCCCCACCACAGACGCCATGGAGCCCCCCAGCACGGCCGCCCAGGAGCCCCCCAGCATGGCCGCCCAGGAGCCCTGCACTATGGGCACCCAGAGCTCCACCCACTACCCCAGCAGTCCTGGCCCCAGGTCCTGGCCCAGCCTGGCCAGACCCTGCCGCCCAGAGATCTACCAGCTCCCAGCGCCCACGGACGGCGAGGCCCGCTCGGAGCTGCTGTGCGTGGCGGCCTGTGGCTCGGGCGTGGCTGTGCGCTGGGCCCAGGCCCCCGGTGGCCTGGGGGCCTACGAGAGGCGGGAGGCGGGGCCGCGGGCTTGGCTGACCCCGCTGCAGGCTGGGCGCGCCCCCGAGGGCTGGTTCCGCTGCCGCCTGCACCCTGGGGGTCAGATGTCCAGCCTCTACGTGGTCCCGGAGAGCCGTGAGTCTGGGTGCTGGGGACCCTGGGATCAAGGCCTTAGAGAAGGAAATGCCCTGCTCCAGCCTCAATTTCCCCCACTGCCCAGTGGGTTTCCCAGAAGATGGGCAGGTCCTTCTTCATTTTCAGGGACCTTGTAA